One region of Carya illinoinensis cultivar Pawnee chromosome 8, C.illinoinensisPawnee_v1, whole genome shotgun sequence genomic DNA includes:
- the LOC122317908 gene encoding uncharacterized protein LOC122317908 isoform X1, with amino-acid sequence MKELGKMPRPGPRPYECVRKAWHSDRHHPIRGSLIQEIFRVVEKVHSSATRKNKEWQEKLPIVVIKAEEIMYSKANSEAEYMDLKTLWDRATNAINTIIRRDESTETGKFLQPCIEAALNLGCTARRASRSQRNCNPKCYLTPSIQETLHTSSGTVENAFQGNHTTNLQYLSRCSKLVNPASLIPTGPSNFIQNIDYASNKYPFASESVLPSCNIPSLPMKNYTVTNFCSVYPLCYVNDCPFEESQDGFGILPKVDSSTSDPAQVGIENLCSCNVDALYQMTETNSSGTPEKLCKIGCDLSLRLGPVSDTCPSVGNSKVQLQDVDSGNFPNGRKFCYQSLEVDKKLSLIPGEYVNGPLDLCSSKWIYDGERNVEETTRKRKAVFDHPAEDQQLCWQPKLPCSHLTGSMRNAGL; translated from the exons ATGAAGGAATTAGGGAAAATGCCTAGACCAGGCCCAAGACCTTATGAGTGTGTTAGGAAAGCTTGGCATAGCGATAGACACCACCCCATCAGAGGTTCTCTCATTCAAGAAATTTTCAG GGTTGTCGAAAAGGTTCATAGCTCAGCTACGAGGAAGAACAAAGAATGGCAGGAGAAGCTCCCTATTGTTGTGATCAAAGCAGAAGAGATTATGTACTCCAAAGCCAATTCCGAG GCTGAATACATGGACCTTAAAACGTTGTGGGACCGAGCGACTAACGCCATCAATACAATTATTAGGCGTGATGAGAGTACAGAAACTGGAAAGTTTCTCCAGCCATGTATTGAAG CTGCTCTAAATTTGGGCTGCACCGCAAGAAGAGCATCAAGGAGCCAGCGGAATTGCAACCCGAAGTGTTACTTAACTCCCAGTATTCAAGAAACCCTCCATACTTCTTCCGGAACTGTTGAGAATGCTTTTCAAGGGAATCATACCACCAATTTACAGTACCTGTCACGCTGTTCGAAACTTGTGAATCCAGCCTCTCTGATTCCAACCGGTCCGAgcaattttattcaaaatattgattATGCGTCTAACAAGTATCCCTTTGCATCTGAGAGTGTTCTGCCTTCTTGTAATATCCCCAGTTTACCTATGAAGAACTATACGGTGACAAATTTTTGTTCAGTTTATCCCTTGTGTTATGTTAATGACTGCCCGTTCGAAGAATCCCAGGATGGTTTTGGAATCCTCCCTAAAGTGGATTCTAGCACTTCGGACCCTGCGCAGGTGGGTATTGAGAACCTCTGTTCATGTAATGTAGATGCTTTATATCAGATGACCGAAACTAATTCAAGCGGAACTCCTGAGAAACTATGTAAGATTGGCTGTGATCTATCATTGCGGTTGGGCCCTGTGTCTGATACATGCCCGAGCGTTGGAAATAGTAAGGTCCAACTACAAGATGTTGATTCTGGTAATTTTCCAAATGGAAGAAAATTTTGTTATCAATCACTAGAAGTGGATAAAAAACTATCCCTCATTCCCGGGGAATATGTGAATGGACCATTAGACTTGTGTTCAAGCAAATGGATTTATGATGGCGAAAGAAATGTAGAAGAAACAACGAGAAAGAGAAAGGCAGTTTTTGACCACCCAGCAGAGGATCAGCAGCTCTGTTGGCAGCCAAAGCTTCCATGTAGTCACCTAACTGGAAGTATGAGAAATGCAGGTTTGTAG
- the LOC122317908 gene encoding uncharacterized protein LOC122317908 isoform X2 — protein sequence MPRPGPRPYECVRKAWHSDRHHPIRGSLIQEIFRVVEKVHSSATRKNKEWQEKLPIVVIKAEEIMYSKANSEAEYMDLKTLWDRATNAINTIIRRDESTETGKFLQPCIEAALNLGCTARRASRSQRNCNPKCYLTPSIQETLHTSSGTVENAFQGNHTTNLQYLSRCSKLVNPASLIPTGPSNFIQNIDYASNKYPFASESVLPSCNIPSLPMKNYTVTNFCSVYPLCYVNDCPFEESQDGFGILPKVDSSTSDPAQVGIENLCSCNVDALYQMTETNSSGTPEKLCKIGCDLSLRLGPVSDTCPSVGNSKVQLQDVDSGNFPNGRKFCYQSLEVDKKLSLIPGEYVNGPLDLCSSKWIYDGERNVEETTRKRKAVFDHPAEDQQLCWQPKLPCSHLTGSMRNAGL from the exons ATGCCTAGACCAGGCCCAAGACCTTATGAGTGTGTTAGGAAAGCTTGGCATAGCGATAGACACCACCCCATCAGAGGTTCTCTCATTCAAGAAATTTTCAG GGTTGTCGAAAAGGTTCATAGCTCAGCTACGAGGAAGAACAAAGAATGGCAGGAGAAGCTCCCTATTGTTGTGATCAAAGCAGAAGAGATTATGTACTCCAAAGCCAATTCCGAG GCTGAATACATGGACCTTAAAACGTTGTGGGACCGAGCGACTAACGCCATCAATACAATTATTAGGCGTGATGAGAGTACAGAAACTGGAAAGTTTCTCCAGCCATGTATTGAAG CTGCTCTAAATTTGGGCTGCACCGCAAGAAGAGCATCAAGGAGCCAGCGGAATTGCAACCCGAAGTGTTACTTAACTCCCAGTATTCAAGAAACCCTCCATACTTCTTCCGGAACTGTTGAGAATGCTTTTCAAGGGAATCATACCACCAATTTACAGTACCTGTCACGCTGTTCGAAACTTGTGAATCCAGCCTCTCTGATTCCAACCGGTCCGAgcaattttattcaaaatattgattATGCGTCTAACAAGTATCCCTTTGCATCTGAGAGTGTTCTGCCTTCTTGTAATATCCCCAGTTTACCTATGAAGAACTATACGGTGACAAATTTTTGTTCAGTTTATCCCTTGTGTTATGTTAATGACTGCCCGTTCGAAGAATCCCAGGATGGTTTTGGAATCCTCCCTAAAGTGGATTCTAGCACTTCGGACCCTGCGCAGGTGGGTATTGAGAACCTCTGTTCATGTAATGTAGATGCTTTATATCAGATGACCGAAACTAATTCAAGCGGAACTCCTGAGAAACTATGTAAGATTGGCTGTGATCTATCATTGCGGTTGGGCCCTGTGTCTGATACATGCCCGAGCGTTGGAAATAGTAAGGTCCAACTACAAGATGTTGATTCTGGTAATTTTCCAAATGGAAGAAAATTTTGTTATCAATCACTAGAAGTGGATAAAAAACTATCCCTCATTCCCGGGGAATATGTGAATGGACCATTAGACTTGTGTTCAAGCAAATGGATTTATGATGGCGAAAGAAATGTAGAAGAAACAACGAGAAAGAGAAAGGCAGTTTTTGACCACCCAGCAGAGGATCAGCAGCTCTGTTGGCAGCCAAAGCTTCCATGTAGTCACCTAACTGGAAGTATGAGAAATGCAGGTTTGTAG